One stretch of Cyanobacteria bacterium GSL.Bin1 DNA includes these proteins:
- a CDS encoding Hsp20 family protein: MALIRWQPFREIDELQQEMNRVFDNLGYSSLARKTDGLTSFVPPAEMEETEDAVLIRLEVPGINPEDIDIQASAESISIRGERKSESKTEEKGMTRTEFRYGSFQRVIPLSTRINHNQVEAEYKNGVLELTLPKVEETKQKAVKVKVHG, from the coding sequence ATGGCTTTAATTCGTTGGCAACCCTTCCGCGAAATCGATGAACTCCAACAAGAAATGAACCGAGTCTTTGATAATTTAGGTTATAGTTCTCTTGCTCGTAAAACTGATGGCTTAACGAGTTTTGTTCCTCCTGCGGAAATGGAAGAAACAGAAGATGCTGTGCTCATTCGTTTAGAAGTTCCCGGAATTAATCCCGAAGATATCGATATTCAAGCCAGTGCAGAATCAATTTCAATTCGCGGCGAACGTAAGTCAGAATCCAAAACTGAAGAAAAAGGAATGACACGCACTGAATTTCGTTATGGCAGTTTTCAACGGGTAATTCCGTTATCCACTCGCATTAATCATAATCAAGTGGAAGCGGAATATAAAAATGGTGTTCTCGAGTTAACCCTGCCCAAAGTTGAGGAAACAAAACAAAAAGCTGTAAAAGTAAAAGTTCATGGTTAA
- a CDS encoding DUF29 family protein, translating into MQTHQVSNQPQLYDQDYYLWLKTTQKQLATGDFSALDIANLVEELADRGKSEKRSVESNLTILMMHLLKYQYQPQKRSNSWLFTIREHRRRLEKLFKDSPSLKQYCTEVLNECYDDARELAAAETGLPLETFSHQTCFTIENILNPSR; encoded by the coding sequence ATGCAAACCCATCAAGTTTCTAACCAACCCCAACTGTATGATCAAGATTATTACCTGTGGCTAAAAACCACTCAAAAGCAACTGGCAACGGGTGACTTTTCTGCACTGGATATTGCCAATTTAGTTGAAGAACTTGCTGATAGGGGGAAAAGTGAAAAACGATCTGTAGAAAGCAATCTAACAATTCTGATGATGCACTTGCTGAAATACCAATACCAACCCCAAAAACGTTCTAACAGTTGGCTGTTTACCATTCGAGAACATCGCAGAAGACTCGAAAAACTGTTTAAAGATAGTCCTAGCTTAAAGCAATACTGTACTGAAGTTTTGAATGAATGCTATGACGATGCACGAGAACTCGCTGCTGCTGAAACCGGTTTACCGTTAGAAACCTTTTCACATCAAACTTGTTTTACAATAGAAAATATTCTAAACCCATCAAGATAG
- a CDS encoding redoxin domain-containing protein, which yields MSRRHLLTLCLSLCLSFLFFLANAHALGGKQPSLNEPAPEFTLPTNTGDGEIALSDYKGKWVVLYFYPEDFTSGCTLEAKRFQQDLPKYKARNTQIIGVSADDVQSHEKFCDELGVEFPLLADTDGSVSKAYGSWLGIRALRHTYLIDPDGILREIFIGVKPPIHSRQVLARLDELQQ from the coding sequence ATGTCCCGTCGTCATTTACTCACCCTTTGCTTAAGCTTATGTTTAAGCTTCCTTTTTTTCCTTGCTAATGCCCACGCTCTAGGTGGAAAACAACCCTCACTCAATGAACCAGCCCCAGAATTCACCCTTCCCACCAATACGGGAGATGGGGAAATCGCTTTGTCTGATTACAAAGGGAAATGGGTCGTTTTATATTTCTACCCGGAAGACTTTACCTCCGGCTGTACACTTGAAGCGAAACGATTTCAGCAAGATCTGCCCAAATACAAAGCTCGCAATACCCAAATTATTGGGGTAAGTGCCGATGATGTCCAATCTCACGAAAAATTTTGTGATGAGCTTGGGGTTGAATTCCCTCTTCTTGCGGATACAGATGGTTCTGTCAGTAAAGCCTATGGATCCTGGCTCGGGATTCGAGCGCTGCGTCATACTTATCTCATTGATCCCGACGGGATCTTACGAGAAATCTTTATTGGCGTTAAACCTCCGATTCATAGCCGACAAGTCTTAGCCCGTCTTGATGAATTGCAACAATAA
- a CDS encoding DUF4351 domain-containing protein: MNQPADIGGKRLVSLAPDNWAQWLTNLAELKVEEFLDSDLQWVSRENDILLKVTHPELGEFLLLNELQLRYNRKVPRRMRAYIALVEEKYELPVYPVLLNILPHLANPQIPTWYESTFQGIRAYQDYRVVNLWEVEVQLVFEQNLRSLLPFVPILKGGGEEGVVREALRELRADEALNELEPLLSFFASFVLELPVVQDIMRWDMAVLRESPWYEQILKEGLQQGREQGLQQGLQQGRQQGEVELVLRLLTRRFGVLEARTQQQIRRLSIAQLESLAEALLDFSDVEEVEAWLAQNNP; this comes from the coding sequence ATGAACCAACCCGCAGATATTGGTGGTAAACGACTGGTTAGCCTTGCTCCGGATAACTGGGCACAATGGCTGACTAATCTTGCTGAATTAAAGGTTGAAGAATTTCTGGATTCTGACTTGCAGTGGGTGAGCCGAGAAAATGATATTCTTCTGAAAGTGACTCACCCTGAACTCGGAGAGTTCCTCCTCCTCAATGAACTTCAATTGCGCTATAACAGGAAAGTTCCCAGAAGGATGAGAGCCTATATTGCCCTTGTCGAAGAAAAGTATGAATTGCCTGTTTATCCAGTTTTGTTAAATATCCTTCCTCATCTGGCTAATCCTCAAATCCCAACTTGGTACGAATCAACCTTTCAGGGCATCAGAGCCTATCAAGATTATCGGGTGGTTAATTTGTGGGAGGTGGAAGTGCAACTGGTGTTTGAGCAAAACTTGCGGAGTTTGCTGCCATTTGTCCCCATCTTAAAAGGTGGGGGAGAAGAAGGCGTGGTTAGAGAAGCCTTGAGGGAGCTTAGAGCAGATGAAGCCCTGAATGAACTCGAACCGCTACTGTCTTTTTTTGCCTCGTTTGTGCTAGAACTACCAGTAGTACAGGATATTATGAGGTGGGATATGGCTGTGTTAAGAGAGTCTCCATGGTATGAGCAAATCTTAAAGGAAGGCTTGCAACAGGGGCGAGAGCAAGGATTACAACAAGGATTACAACAAGGACGACAACAAGGAGAAGTGGAATTAGTTTTACGTTTATTAACCCGTCGCTTTGGCGTATTGGAAGCAAGGACTCAACAACAAATTCGTCGGTTGTCGATCGCGCAGTTAGAATCCTTAGCAGAGGCATTACTCGATTTTTCGGACGTGGAAGAGGTAGAGGCTTGGTTAGCCCAAAACAATCCGTAA
- the glpK gene encoding glycerol kinase GlpK produces the protein METKQKYVLALDLGTTGNRAILFDHNGEVVGQSYGELTQYYPHPGWLEHDPIEIWHDTRSCMEQVLRSTDVSPEEIAAAGLTVQRETCLLWDKTTGEPLHRAIVWQDRRTAQKCRELAQKGYAEKIQNSTGLVLDAYFSASKLAWLLDWVKQNQPEVDLDKVLAGTVDTWILWNLTGRRVHGTDHSNASRTMLMNLGTQEWDTDLLDLFTIPRHLMPEIRPSLGDFGTIDEEILGTEIPIRAVFGDQQAALFAHGCNQKGMLKCTYGTGCFLISQSGQELTRSRNQLLSTVAWSEANGGKPITNYALEGAMFTTGACIQWLRDGLKLIKSAPETEILAREVADTDGVYFVPALSGLGAPHWDMSARGGFLGITGGVQREHMVRAVLESIAYQVKEVVDAMNKDGDTPISLLKVDGGASQNNFLMEFQADVLGIPVERPAILDATAQGAAFGAGLDIGFWDDYDELVAKRKRDRSFIPSKNQHQAQDNFKMWQKAVGRAKNWTE, from the coding sequence GTGGAGACTAAGCAAAAATACGTTCTTGCCCTTGACTTAGGAACAACAGGAAATCGTGCCATTCTTTTTGATCACAATGGAGAAGTAGTAGGACAATCTTATGGAGAATTAACCCAATATTATCCCCATCCCGGTTGGCTCGAACACGATCCGATAGAAATTTGGCATGATACCCGCAGCTGTATGGAACAGGTGTTAAGAAGTACCGATGTTTCCCCTGAAGAAATTGCAGCCGCTGGGTTAACGGTACAACGCGAAACTTGTTTACTTTGGGATAAAACAACAGGAGAACCCTTACACCGGGCGATTGTCTGGCAAGACCGACGAACGGCGCAAAAGTGTCGCGAGTTAGCTCAAAAAGGCTATGCGGAAAAAATTCAAAATAGCACGGGCTTAGTTTTAGATGCCTATTTTTCTGCCAGTAAGTTGGCATGGTTATTAGATTGGGTGAAACAAAATCAGCCCGAAGTGGATTTAGATAAAGTTTTAGCGGGTACGGTTGATACTTGGATTCTTTGGAATTTAACCGGAAGACGGGTGCATGGCACGGATCATAGCAATGCCAGCCGCACCATGTTAATGAATTTGGGAACCCAGGAGTGGGATACCGACTTACTCGACCTATTTACCATTCCCAGACATTTAATGCCCGAGATTCGTCCGAGTTTAGGAGATTTTGGCACCATTGATGAAGAGATTCTGGGAACCGAAATTCCCATTCGTGCGGTGTTTGGTGATCAACAAGCGGCACTGTTTGCCCACGGCTGTAACCAAAAAGGAATGCTCAAATGTACTTATGGAACCGGTTGTTTCTTGATTTCCCAAAGTGGTCAAGAATTAACGCGATCGCGCAATCAACTCCTCTCAACAGTTGCTTGGAGTGAAGCCAATGGCGGTAAACCGATTACCAACTATGCCCTAGAAGGGGCAATGTTTACCACCGGGGCTTGTATCCAATGGCTACGAGATGGACTGAAACTGATTAAATCAGCACCGGAAACGGAAATCTTAGCCCGCGAAGTAGCCGATACGGATGGGGTTTACTTTGTTCCCGCTTTGAGTGGTTTAGGCGCCCCTCATTGGGATATGAGTGCTAGAGGCGGATTTTTGGGGATTACCGGCGGGGTGCAACGGGAACATATGGTGCGAGCAGTTTTAGAATCCATTGCCTATCAAGTGAAAGAAGTGGTCGATGCCATGAATAAAGATGGGGATACCCCAATTTCTTTATTAAAAGTCGATGGTGGGGCTTCCCAAAATAACTTCTTAATGGAATTTCAAGCGGATGTTTTAGGGATTCCGGTAGAACGTCCGGCTATTCTGGATGCTACAGCGCAGGGGGCGGCATTTGGTGCAGGGCTAGATATTGGTTTTTGGGACGATTATGATGAGTTAGTTGCCAAACGGAAGCGCGATCGCAGCTTTATTCCTAGTAAAAATCAGCACCAAGCCCAAGATAATTTTAAGATGTGGCAAAAAGCAGTGGGACGAGCTAAAAACTGGACGGAGTAA
- a CDS encoding DUF29 family protein, whose protein sequence is MTSSLYETDYNYWLQDTIQNIHERNFENIDWENLIEELESMGRSEKRALISLLTRLIEHLLKLSYWEEEKERVGNHWAAEIVNFRAQIQTRLEDSPSLRSQLPSLYEKAYSVAVKSVSKLFYLPPNAEITLTQALDEDWFPSKKN, encoded by the coding sequence ATGACATCATCTTTGTATGAAACTGATTATAATTATTGGTTACAAGATACCATTCAAAATATTCACGAGCGTAACTTTGAAAACATTGACTGGGAAAACTTAATTGAAGAATTAGAAAGCATGGGCAGAAGTGAAAAGCGAGCCCTAATTAGTCTTTTAACTCGATTGATTGAACATTTACTCAAGTTATCTTACTGGGAAGAGGAAAAAGAAAGAGTTGGCAATCACTGGGCAGCAGAAATTGTTAACTTTCGCGCCCAAATTCAAACCCGTCTTGAAGATAGTCCAAGTCTTCGTTCTCAGTTACCTAGTTTATATGAAAAGGCTTATTCAGTTGCTGTAAAATCAGTTTCTAAGCTCTTTTACTTACCGCCAAATGCTGAAATCACTCTAACTCAAGCGTTAGATGAAGATTGGTTTCCAAGCAAGAAGAACTGA
- a CDS encoding virulence-associated protein, translating to MNYICSIVELELYYGPYRSRQTEANLTKLKRFFQQFSSLGFDNEAAQVAGYGRDQLNQKGLPIGVYDLQIASIGIVNYLTLVTHNVREFSRIEELVYEDWESP from the coding sequence ATGAATTATATTTGTAGCATCGTTGAATTGGAACTTTATTATGGTCCATATCGTAGCCGTCAAACCGAAGCAAATCTGACTAAATTAAAACGTTTTTTTCAGCAATTTTCGAGCTTAGGTTTTGATAATGAAGCTGCTCAGGTCGCAGGGTATGGGCGCGATCAGCTCAATCAAAAAGGACTGCCAATTGGAGTGTATGATTTACAAATTGCTTCAATTGGTATTGTTAATTATTTAACTTTAGTCACTCATAATGTCAGAGAATTCAGTCGTATTGAGGAATTGGTTTATGAAGACTGGGAATCGCCATAG
- a CDS encoding Uma2 family endonuclease has translation MATITEPKPQLTLEEFLALPETKPYREYFNGKIEQKPMPQGEHSIIQTSLSTKINEVGKPQRIALALTELRCNLVDCSIVPDISVFIWDRIPKNEQGKIANRFNIHPDWVIEILSPEQSANKVIRKIMFYLSQGTQLAWLIDPEDESVMIFKPEQFPEIKCDEEILPVLETLKDLQLSVKEMFSWLSIN, from the coding sequence ATGGCGACAATTACTGAACCTAAACCTCAATTAACCCTAGAAGAGTTTTTGGCATTACCAGAAACTAAACCCTATCGTGAATATTTTAATGGGAAAATAGAGCAAAAACCCATGCCTCAAGGAGAACATAGCATTATTCAAACATCTTTATCAACTAAAATTAACGAAGTAGGTAAACCTCAGAGAATTGCTTTAGCTTTAACAGAGTTACGCTGTAATTTAGTCGATTGCTCTATTGTACCTGATATATCGGTTTTTATTTGGGATCGCATTCCTAAAAATGAACAAGGGAAAATCGCCAATCGTTTTAATATTCATCCTGATTGGGTTATTGAAATTTTATCGCCAGAACAATCTGCTAATAAAGTGATTAGGAAAATCATGTTTTATTTGAGTCAGGGAACACAATTAGCTTGGTTAATTGATCCTGAAGATGAATCGGTTATGATATTTAAACCTGAGCAATTTCCTGAAATCAAATGCGATGAGGAAATTTTGCCCGTTTTAGAAACTCTTAAAGATTTACAGTTATCTGTTAAAGAGATGTTTAGTTGGCTAAGTATCAATTAA
- a CDS encoding Uma2 family endonuclease, translated as MSVTIPLPNLQLMPGSLVSISGISWQDYEAIQQELGENRNLRLVYYPDVLEIMSPSAAHERPHRLIAYIVTAILEHQERDWEDFGSTTLKYPEVAAIEPDTCFYIQNAACARNFTNLDLTQSPPPDLAIECDVTSKTVIKAYEALRVPEVWIYSSDKLQIFVFSETGYEQVQNSLTFPDFPISDLIPQLIQTGMLEGTRQMLGKLKANLAKKQYSNPKSIVNF; from the coding sequence ATGAGTGTTACTATTCCACTGCCAAATCTGCAATTGATGCCAGGGAGTCTGGTTTCTATAAGTGGGATTTCGTGGCAAGATTATGAAGCCATCCAACAAGAATTAGGCGAAAATCGAAACCTGCGACTGGTTTACTATCCAGATGTTCTAGAAATCATGTCTCCTTCCGCTGCTCATGAAAGACCCCATCGTCTCATCGCTTATATTGTCACCGCAATTTTAGAACATCAAGAACGGGATTGGGAAGATTTTGGTTCAACTACTCTCAAGTATCCAGAAGTTGCTGCAATTGAACCCGATACTTGTTTTTATATTCAAAATGCTGCTTGCGCTCGCAATTTTACTAATCTAGATTTAACCCAATCTCCTCCTCCTGATTTAGCAATTGAATGTGATGTGACCTCAAAAACAGTGATCAAGGCTTATGAGGCTTTGAGAGTGCCTGAAGTTTGGATCTATAGTAGTGACAAATTACAAATTTTTGTTTTCTCAGAAACTGGATATGAACAAGTGCAAAATAGCCTGACCTTTCCTGATTTTCCCATCAGCGATCTGATTCCACAGTTAATTCAAACGGGAATGTTAGAAGGAACTCGGCAAATGCTAGGAAAATTAAAGGCAAACTTAGCGAAGAAGCAATATAGCAATCCTAAATCAATTGTAAATTTTTAG